A genomic segment from Aegilops tauschii subsp. strangulata cultivar AL8/78 chromosome 1, Aet v6.0, whole genome shotgun sequence encodes:
- the LOC109736425 gene encoding S-type anion channel SLAH2, with the protein MASREVSIQMARVLDGQPGCAPSPEPLLLCVPSQAAGVSSMEAADAVVSGGRTTKKAAAAAYAETPSSVLINVPGSPSGMPSFVCANEADVGAPAVPPTVSKVERAHHLAVPQLLKQARHHSQPSLVVRTGGEVPAVLRSDSMRDRDRRFDQFKTFSGRLERQLSSLRGVPQNTDVEKGAASKISEEDTDEDDEVPTADRYFAALEGPELETLRSTEVAVLPKDETWPFLLRFPISAFGMCLGVSSQAMLWKTLESEPSTKFLHVHPATNHVLWWISVALMVVVSITYLLKVVFYFEAVRREFHHPVRVNFFFAPWIACLFLVKGVPHPVWEIHHAVWYVLMAPILCLDLKIYGQWMSSGERRLSKVANPSNHLAVVGNFVGALLGARMGLRELPIFFFAVGLAHYAVLFVTLYQRLPTNVQLPKELHPVFFLFVAAPSVASMAWTRISGEFNDGAKLLYFISLFLYVSLVVRVNLFRGFRFSLAWWAYTFPMTSVALATVLYASEVDNVLTRSLAVGLSGIAVVTVTGVLATTMYHAFLRKDLFPNDVSIAITRRRPKFSKILAHLRSSSSDVKELVLSIPNFSSNSKQGAYCDDAGSIYKTRGSVGESTVAQGHGRAKC; encoded by the exons ATGGCGTCCAGGGAGGTCAGCATCCAGATGGCGAGGGTACTGGACGGACAGCCGGGGTGTGCTCCGTCCCCGGAGCCGCTTCTCCTTTGTGTCCCGTCGCAGGCCGCCGGCGTTTCTTCAATGGAGGCTGCCGATGCCGTCGTTTCCGGCGGCAGGACCACCAAGAAAGCGGCCGCGGCTGCTTACGCTGAGACGCCGAGCTCTGTTTTGATCAACGTCCCGGGTTCGCCGTCGGGCATGCCATCGTTCGTCTGCGCCAACGAGGCCGACGTGGGCGCCCCTGCCGTCCCGCCGACCGTGTCGAAGGTCGAGCGGGCTCACCACCTGGCCGTGCCACAGCTGCTGAAGCAGGCCCGGCACCACTCGCAGCCGTCCTTGGTGGTCAGAACCGGCGGCGAGGTGCCGGCGGTGCTGCGGAGCGACAGCATGCGGGATCGAGACCGGCGGTTTGACCAGTTCAAGACGTTCTCTGGCCGCCTTGAACGGCAGCTCTCCAGCCTCCGTGGGGTGCCACAGAACACCGACGTCGAAAAAGGTGCGGCATCAAAGATCTCAGAGGAGGACACCGACGAGGACGATGAAGTGCCCACCGCCGACCGCTACTTCGCCGCCCTCGAAGGACCCGAGCTCGAGACACTTCGG TCGACAGAGGTGGCCGTGTTGCCTAAGGACGAGACATGGCCGTTCCTGCTCCGGTTCCCCATCAGCGCCTTTGGGATGTGCCTTGGCGTGAGCAGCCAGGCCATGCTCTGGAAGACCCTCGAGTCGGAGCCCTCCACCAAGTTTCTTCACGTGCACCCTGCTACCAACCACGTCCTCTGGTGGATCTCCGTCGCACTCATGGTCGTCGTCTCCATCACCTACCTTCTAAAGGTCGTTTTCTACTTCGAGGCCGTCCGCCGCGAGTTCCACCATCCCGTGCGCGTCAACTTCTTCTTTGCACCATGGATTGCCTGCCTTTTTCTTGTCAAGGGCGTGCCGCATCCAGTGTGGGAGATCCACCACGCCGTCTGGTACGTGCTAATGGCGCCCATCCTGTGCCTCGACCTCAAGATCTACGGCCAGTGGATGTCTAGCGGCGAGCGGCGCCTCTCAAAGGTGGCCAACCCATCAAACCACCTCGCTGTCGTTGGCAACTTCGTTGGTGCGCTGCTTGGCGCTAGGATGGGTCTCCGAGAGCTGCCAATCTTTTTCTTTGCCGTCGGGTTGGCCCACTACGCCGTGCTCTTCGTCACTCTATATCAGCGGCTCCCCACCAACGTGCAGCTCCCCAAGGAGCTCCACCCAGTGTTCTTCCTTTTCGTCGCCGCACCTAGCGTCGCATCCATGGCATGGACAAGGATCTCTGGCGAGTTCAACGATGGTGCGAAGCTCCTTTACTTCATCTCACTATTCCTCTATGTGTCGCTGGTGGTGCGCGTCAACCTCTTTCGGGGGTTCAGGTTCTCACTGGCATGGTGGGCGTACACATTTCCGATGACGAGTGTGGCCTTGGCGACAGTGTTGTATGCATCGGAGGTAGACAATGTGTTGACGCGCTCACTGGCAGTCGGGTTGTCAGGAATTGCCGTTGTCACGGTCACCGGCGTGCTAGCCACCACCATGTACCACGCCTTCCTGCGGAAGGACCTCTTCCCCAATGACGTATCCATAGCCATCACGCGACGAAGGCCCAAGTTTAGCAAGATCCTCGCGCACCTTCGGTCGTCAAGCTCTGATGTCAAGGAGCTTGTTCTCTCCATCCCAAATTTTAGTTCCAATTCCAAGCAAGGCGCATACTGCGATGATGCCGGCTCCATCTACAAGACGAGGGGCAGTGTCGGCGAATCTACTGTGGCACAAGGGCACGGAAGAGCAAAGTGTTAG